The DNA window GCTGCTGGATCAAGGTCAGAAGCTGCGTAAGTTCACCAAGATCGTGCATAAATTCTGCGAAGCCCAAGCGCAGGATGCGCAGATGAAGGAATTCGTCGAACCGCTGCAAAAGCTGATGAAAGATGTCGGCGATGTGACCATGCACATCGGCATGCAAGCCATGATGAACAAGGACGAGGCGGGTGCAGCTGCGGTTGATTACCTACGGCTGGTGGGTCATCTGGTGTTCGGCTATTTCTGGGCTTGGATGGTCAGTGTGGCATTGGGCAAGATGGAGAGTGGTGACAAGAAGTTCTATCAAGCCAAGGTTCATACCGCACGTTTCTATTTCCAGCGCCTGATGCCAGAAACCGCTGCGCTGCTGCAGACCTTGCGTTCGGGCAGCAAAAATCTGATGGATCTGGAAGAGGACAGCTTCATTTTCTGATCCGTTGCGCAGGTGATGTCCACCTGCATTGAAAGTGAATTACCTTCGATTGAGCCCGGCTTTGCGCCGGGCTTTTTTTATGCCTTCCTGGCACCTGGCCGCCTGGTCTGTCGGTGACACCATCTGGCATGGGGCCGCCCTGCTGCTGGATGCTCACATGGTGAAGGTAGCCATGTGCGGGAGCGGTCAACAGGGGGCTTCGACGTGGAATTTGAGGTAGAAAAGCGTCTATGCACGGTTTAACCTGAATAGATGCCCACCCTGTCACGTCTATCCTGCTTGTTCCTGTTATTCAACGGGCAATGCGCTGGGCTGGATTGCCGGCGGCGGTTTCGCGGTCTTTCGTCAATGTGTCCGGAGCAAATCTGTCATGGCTCATAGTAAATATCGGCTGGTTACCCGTAGCGACTTTGATGGCTTGGTTTGTGCGGTGTTGTTGAACGAGTTGGATATGATCGACGACATCTTGTTCGTGCACCCGAAAGACATGCAAGATGGCAAGGTCGATGTCACTGATCGGGATATCGTTACCAACTTGCCTTATGTTCCGCGTGCGCATCTGGTGTTCGATCATCACCACTCTGAGACCATCCGTAATACGGGGGAGCGGCCCAATCACATCATCGACGCCCATGCGCCCTCCGCTGCCCGCGTGGTTTACGAGCACTTTGGCGGCAAGGCGCGATTCCCCTCGGTGGGCGAGGACATGATGCTGGCTGTGGACAAGGCGGATTCGGCCCAATTTACACAAGATGAGATCCTGCACCCGAAAGACTGGGTGCTGCTGAATTATCTGATGGATGCGCGTACCGGCCTGGGGCGGTTTCGTGAGTTTCGAATCTCCAACTATGCGCTGATGATGGATCTGATCCAATACTGCCGTACTCACACCATCGAACAGATCTTGGCGCTGCCAGATGTGAAAGAACGCAGCCAGCTCTATTTCGACCACGAGCCGAAAGCCCGTGACCAGATCAGCCGTTGCAGCACCGTGTATCAAAACCTGGTGGTGTTGGATCTGCGTGACGAAGAAACCATCTATGCCACCAATCGTTTCCTGATCTATGCCATGTATCCTGCCTGCAATGTCTCGATCCACGTCATGTGGGGGCGTGAGAAGCAGAATACGGTTTTCGCGACAGGTGCCTCGATTGTCAATCGCAGCCCACATGTCAATATCGGTGAGTTGATGCTGGCCCATGGCGGGGGCGGGCATGCCAATGCCGGGACATGTCAGGTTGCCAATGATCAGGCAGAGGTCGTGCTGAAACAGTTGATCGAACACATCACCCGTGGTTGATCCAGTCGCCCGCAAGGTAGATGCCAAGCAGACTTACTTGCCGC is part of the Chitinivorax tropicus genome and encodes:
- a CDS encoding exopolyphosphatase; protein product: MAHSKYRLVTRSDFDGLVCAVLLNELDMIDDILFVHPKDMQDGKVDVTDRDIVTNLPYVPRAHLVFDHHHSETIRNTGERPNHIIDAHAPSAARVVYEHFGGKARFPSVGEDMMLAVDKADSAQFTQDEILHPKDWVLLNYLMDARTGLGRFREFRISNYALMMDLIQYCRTHTIEQILALPDVKERSQLYFDHEPKARDQISRCSTVYQNLVVLDLRDEETIYATNRFLIYAMYPACNVSIHVMWGREKQNTVFATGASIVNRSPHVNIGELMLAHGGGGHANAGTCQVANDQAEVVLKQLIEHITRG